A region from the Benincasa hispida cultivar B227 chromosome 10, ASM972705v1, whole genome shotgun sequence genome encodes:
- the LOC120089188 gene encoding UDP-glycosyltransferase 87A1-like produces the protein MDPMSKRIHLAALPYPGRGHINALMNLCKLLSLKNPNILISFIVTDEWFTFLAADPKPQNIHFATFPNVIPSELRRADDFPGFIRSIQTHMEAPVETLLRRLDPPPTAILADTFLTWAVQLGKCLNVPVASLWPMSATVFSILYHFDLLEENGHFPADLSERGEEIVDYFPGVSKIRLADLPSFFSGNGLQSVGFAVKSARFVDKSQFLISTSVYELESSVIDTLKEKFPFPVYTIGPSTPYFELESSATNDYLRWLDSQAEGSVLYVSQGSYLSVSSAQMDEIVAGVKASGVRFLWVARGDDDRFKDVDRETGMVVGWCDQLRVLCHRAIGGFWTHGGWNSTLEGVFAGVPMLAWPIFWDQFPNSKKIAEDWKVGVRFKAVGGRDLVSRVEIAEFVKRFMNSESIEGREMRNRVSELQEICRRAVAKGGSSDSNIDAFLSHISVEL, from the exons ATGGATCCGATGAGTAAACGGATTCATCTGGCGGCGTTGCCGTACCCCGGCAGAGGCCACATCAACGCACTCATGAATCTCTGCAAGCTCCTCTCTCTCAAAAATCCCAACATTCTCATCTCCTTCATCGTCACCGACGAGTGGTTCACCTTCCTCGCCGCCGATCCCAAACCCCAAAACATCCATTTCGCCACTTTCCCCAATGTTATCCCCTCTGAGCTCCGCCGGGCCGATGACTTCCCTGGTTTCATCCGATCCATCCAAACCCATATGGAAGCTCCCGTTGAGACTCTCCTCCGCCGCCTCGACCCACCGCCGACAGCCATCCTCGCCGATACCTTCCTCACTTGGGCTGTCCAGTTGGGGAAATGCCTCAATGTTCCGGTCGCTTCACTCTGGCCCATGTCCGCTACGGTTTTCTCCATTCTTTACCATTTCGATCTTCTCGAGGAAAATGGGCATTTCCCCGCCGATCTCTCAG AGCGGGGAGAAGAGATTGTCGATTACTTCCCTGGAGTGTCGAAGATCCGTCTTGCAGATTTGCCGTCTTTCTTCTCTGGCAATGGTCTCCAAAGTGTTGGATTCGCTGTGAAATCCGCCCGTTTCGTTGATAAATCCCAATTTCTCATCTCCACCTCCGTTTACGAGCTTGAATCCTCTGTTATCGACACCTTAAAGGAAAAATTTCCCTTCCCGGTGTACACCATCGGACCCAGTACACCATATTTCGAGCTAGAAAGCTCCGCCACAAACGACTATCTCCGGTGGCTGGACTCCCAAGCAGAGGGCTCTGTTTTGTACGTGTCGCAGGGGAGTTATCTTTCAGTCTCAAGTGCCCAAATGGACGAGATCGTTGCTGGTGTGAAAGCCAGCGGCGTTCGGTTCTTGTGGGTGGCGCGTGGAGATGATGATCGGTTTAAGGACGTTGACAGAGAAACTGGGATGGTGGTTGGATGGTGCGATCAATTGAGGGTTCTGTGCCATCGCGCCATCGGGGGGTTTTGGACTCACGGCGGTTGGAATTCGACTCTGGAAGGGGTTTTCGCCGGTGTTCCGATGCTTGCTTGGCCGATATTTTGGGATCAATTCCCGAACAGTAAGAAGATTGCAGAGGATTGGAAAGTTGGGGTCCGATTTAAAGCAGTTGGGGGTAGGGATTTGGTGAGTAGAGTGGAAATTGCGGAGTTTGTGAAGAGATTTATGAACTCAGAGAGCATTGAAGGGAGGGAGATGAGGAACAGAGTGTCGGAATTACAAGAAATTTGCCGGCGAGCGGTGGCGAAAGGTGGTTCCTCTGATTCCAACATTGATGCATTTCTCAGCCATATTTCTGTAGAGTTATGA